The following proteins are encoded in a genomic region of Asterias amurensis chromosome 5, ASM3211899v1:
- the LOC139937851 gene encoding uncharacterized protein, with protein sequence MKMSPTYLILWMTVFLIEAGVITAYWPPIIKEARLDQPGDHACQQIVRFKEMVTVPAVTVSHHRVFYAPCGDFIKLFMCTSRRAVYQTTYKREVRTGYKIQRVCCPGYRTNGTMCKPCLPGSYGINCAFPCSSLCLESEYGSCRPADGRCTCLSGYFGVMCKEECPSDRYGPDCQHRCSCSDTAASCDKETGLCRCDPGQRNEQCLLAMSSRSDGYTRSSHPLILLLFSLFHFYTYS encoded by the exons ATGAAGATGTCGCCCACATACTTGATACTTTGGATGACTGTGTTCTTAATCGAGGCTGGGGTAATTACGGCTTACTGGCCACCGATTATTAAAGAAGCACGACTTGACCAACCAGGTGACCATGCATGTCAACAAATAGTAAG ATTTAAAGAAATGGTCACAGTACCAGCAGTGACAGTTTCACATCATCGCGTGTTCTACGCACCGTGTGGGGATTTCATCAAATTGTTCATGTGCACCTCCCGAAG AGCGGTATACCAAACTACTTATAAACGAGAAGTACGGACGGGATACAAAATACAGAGGGTGTGTTGTCCGGGATACCGGACTAATGGAACAATGTGTAAAC cttgtCTGCCGGGATCCTATGGCATCAACTGCGCCTTCCCTTGTTCGTCGTTATGTTTGGAGTCTGAGTATGGTTCCTGCCGCCCTGCAGACGGTCGATGTACATGCCTATCGGGATACTTTGGAGTCATGTGCAAAGAGG AGTGTCCCTCTGACCGGTATGGTCCCGACTGCCAGCACCGATGTAGCTGTTCAGACACGGCggcgtcgtgtgacaaggaaaCAGGGCTGTGTCGATGCGATCCCGGACAAAGGAACGAGCAGTGTCTATTGGCGATGAGTTCAAGAT CCGATGGCTACACAAGATCATCACATCCTTTGATATTGTTGTTGTTCTCGTTGTTCCACTTCTATACGTACAGCTAG